Proteins from a genomic interval of Tiliqua scincoides isolate rTilSci1 chromosome 11, rTilSci1.hap2, whole genome shotgun sequence:
- the CXCR5 gene encoding C-X-C chemokine receptor type 5 encodes MAGGVHVLGGFAGRGGEGVLPIDYYNGSENDGNFSDDYLCPEGEDGSAPSFKILVPVYLLIFLLGALGNLLVLVILWRYRHSRTSTELFLFHLALANLLLVLTFPFGVVESLAGWIFGTFLCKLLSATNRITFYSSSLLLGCISVDRYLAVVYAVRTFRKQRVLSVHLTCLVVWVASLLLTLPDLLFTEVWPESDNLSICHFKEYGMHASNAWLATRFLYHIVGFFLPSVLMCYCYAAIVRVLCQSQRLQRRKAVKVAILVTGVFLLCWSPYHVVIFWDTLLKLEASKTSCMAKDDLGTAIMVCEMVGFSHCYLNPILYAFVGVRFRHDACRVLHDLGCLSQVALQNILGTSRTDSSSETNVSVLRHPTFPRSVSLLAASSDLPGPWPSSQDSAGQVAQGESGGPNSSPARG; translated from the exons ATGGCGGGCGGCGTGCACGTGCTTGGCGGCTTCGCTGGGAGGGGCGGGGAGGGCGTGCTGCCT ATTGATTACTACAACGGCTCGGAAAATGATGGAAACTTCTCGGATGACTATCTGTGCCCAGAAGGGGAGGACGGCTCTGCACCATCCTTCAAGATCCTGGTGCCTGTCTACCTGCTGATATTCctgctgggggccctgggcaaCCTCCTGGTCCTGGTGATCCTGTGGCGCTATCGACACTCCCGCACCTCCACCGagctcttcctcttccacctggCCTTGGCCAATCTGCTGCTTGTGCTCACCTTCCCGTTTGGGGTGGTGGAGAGCTTGGCTGGCTGGATCTTTGGAACCTTCCTCTGCAAGCTGCTCAGTGCCACCAACAGGATCACCTTCTACAGCAGCAGCCTGctgctgggctgcatcagtgtggaCCGCTACCTGGCCGTGGTGTATGCTGTGCGGACCTTCCGGAAGCAGCGTGTCCTGTCTGTCCACCTGACGTGCCTGGTGGTCTGGGTTGCCTCCCTTCTGCTGACACTGCCTGACCTGCTCTTCACGGAGGTCTGGCCGGAGAGTGACAACCTGAGCATCTGCCACTTCAAAGAGTATGGGATGCACGCTAGCAACGCCTGGTTGGCGACGCGCTTTCTGTATCACATCGTGGGCTTCTTCCTGCCCTCGGTGCTCATGTGCTACTGCTACGCAGCCATTGTGAGAGTGCTGTGCCAGTCCCAGCGGCTGCAGCGGCGGAAGGCAGTCAAAGTGGCCATCTTGGTGACGGGGGTCTTCCTGCTCTGCTGGAGCCCGTACCATGTGGTCATCTTCTGGGACACGCTTCTCAAGCTGGAGGCCAGCAAGACCAGCTGCATGGCCAAAGAtgacctgggcactgccatcatGGTGTGTGAAATGGTGGGCTTCAGCCACTGCTATCTCAACCCCATCCTCTATGCTTTCGTGGGTGTCCGGTTCCGCCATGATGCCTGCCGCGTTCTACACGACCTCGGCTGCCTGAGTCAAGTGGCGCTGCAAAACATCCTGGGCACCAGCCGGACGGACAGCAGCTCGGAGACCAACGTGTCTGTCTTGCGACATCCCACCTTCCCACGCAGTGTGAGCCTCCTTGCTGCGTCCTCTGACCTCCCTGGCCCCTGGCCTTCCTCCCAAGATTCTGCTGGTCAAGTGGCCCAGGGGGAAAGTGGAGGGCCCAACTCCAGCCCAGCCAGGGGCTAG